The window CAATATCATCATTATAGTCAGCGTGTTTACCATCAATCTTACGCAATGAATGCGTTGCTTCAGCGCCACACTCATTACATATCGCTGTTAGTTTTGTAATTTTATCAGCATAAGTAAAAAGTTTAGCAATTGGACCAAAAGGCTCGCCTTTAAAATTTTTATCTAATCCTGAAATAATAACAACAAAACCATTTTCTGCTAAAATATTTGCAACTTCACAAATCCGATCATCAAAAAATTGAACCTCATCAATGCCAATAACTTTTGTTTCATCATTAAAACTGTTTGACATAATATAATTTAAAATTTCTGGTGCGCTTTCTACTTCAACTGATGGTAAAGACGTTCCTGTTCGTGATTGGATATTTCTAATAGATCTAGTATCAATTTTAGGTTTAAAAACCAAATATTTAACATCTGCATATTCTAAACGATGTAAGCGACGAATTAACTCTGCTGTTTTTCCAGCAAACATTGGGCCAGTAATTAATTCTATTCATCCTATTTTTTTTGAAAATGCATTCACTTTAGCCATAAAAAATTATTTTGTCACATTGAATCTAAAATTGCAAATATCGCCATCTTTCATTAAATATGACTTTCCCTCCATTCTTATTTTTCCCGCTTCTTTCACAGCTTGCTCACTTCCTAATGATATTAAATCATCATAATGCATAATTTCAGCTTTAATAAAACCTTTTTCAAAATCGCTATGAATAATTCCTGCACATTCAGGCGCACTCATTCCGTTTATAAATGTTCAAGCACGTACTTCTTGTTTTCCATATGTAAAATAAGTTTTTAAATTTAATAAATCATAGGTTTGCTTTACAATTTCATCTAATCCTGTTGTTTTAATACCTAAATCTTGAATAAATATTGATTTTGATTCTTCATCTAAAATGCTAATTTCATATTCAATTTTTGCTGACAAAGCAACGCATCTAGCATCATTATCTTGAGCATACTTTTTTACTTTTAAATATTCTTTATTTAAATCAGGATTTGAAATCTCATTTTCTGAAATATTTGCAATATATAAAATTGGTTTTAAAGTTATTAAATTGAAAGAATTAATGATTTTCAATTCTTCTTTGGTTAATTTAACACTTGATGCTAATTGACCCTTTTTTAAAGCTTCTTCAATGTTAAATAAAATAAGATATTCTCTTCTAGCATCTTTATCGCCAGAATCAGCCTTTTTTTTAATACGACTAATTCGTTTTTCAATAATATCAAGGTCAGATAATATTAATTCATAATTAATAACATGAATATCAGATAATGCGTCAATTTTATTATGAACATGAGTAATAGATTTATCATCAAAACAGCGAACGACATGACAAATAGCATCAACATCGCGAATATTATTTAAAAATTGGTTTCCTAGTCCTTCACCTTGCGAAGCGCCTTTAACAAGACCTGCAATATCAACAAATTTGAAAGTGGTCGGCACAATTTTATCAGGCACAACTAAGCTTGCTAATCGTTTTAAACGCGGATCATTAATATTAACAATTCCAATATTTGGTTCGATAGTTGCAAAAGGATAATTAGCTGCCTCAACTCTAGAATTTGTAATTGTATTAAATAATGTGGATTTACCAACGTTTGGCAAACCAACAAGACCTGCTGATAACGACATTTTATTCTCCTTATTTTATTTTATTTAAACTATTAAACTTAGTGAATTTATCAATGATTGTATTTTTAATTGCGTCCACACCATAAGCCAAAATTTTTCGTGGATCATACTGTTTAGAAAGAATTAAATCACCTGCTTTTGTTAAGTGATCTTGTAATGCATTTGAAAATGCAATTTGACATTCTGTATTAATATTAATTTTTGCTACACCCAAATTAATTGCTTTTAAAATTTGTTCATCACTAATACCAGAACCTCCGTGTAAAACAATTGGTTTATTCACTTTATTGTTAATTTCTTTTAATAAATTAAAATTTAAACCTTTTCAATTTTTAGGATATATTCCGTGAATATTTCCAATACCACACGCTAACATATCAATATCTAATAAACACATTTGATAACAATCGTCGATATTAGCTAATTCACCTTCTGAAGTAATCCCATCTTCTGTCCCACCAATTGAACCAACTTCAACTTCTACTGATACACCTTTTAATTTAGTTATTGTCAAAAGTTCTTTAGTGTTTTTAATGTTTTCTTCGATCGAAAGTTTTGATCCATCATACATAATTGAGGAATAACCAGCATTAATAGCTTTTATACATCCTTCATATGTACCATGATCTAAATGCAAACAAACAGGAGTTTTAATATTCATTTGTTTTATTAAATTAACAACCATTGCATAACAATTATCATAACCACCCATATATTTTACGGCACCTTCAGATGTCGCTAATAAAAGAGGAGAGTTTGTTTCTTGAGCTGCTAATAATGCTGCTTTAATTCATTCTAAATTATTGATATTAATTGCAGCCACTGCATAATGATTTTCATAAGCATTTTGAATCATTTTTTTGGCATTAACTAATGGTGACATTTTTTTATTCTTCCTCTTCTAATTCCTCTTCGTCTTCTATTTCATCTTTATTAGAAGTATTATTATTTTTAAATTCTTCATCTTCATCTTCGTAGCCAACAAAATCAGATAAAGAGCTTACTTCATCACTTTCCTCTTGTTCTTTTGATTGTGTTAATTTATCATTTTTAACAATTTCATGTTCATCTTCTTCACGGTCACTATCTTTGTATAAACCAACTTCATACATAGCGTTATTAATTTTTGTAATTTCATCTAGTGATAATCGTTCACGTAAATTTCATTCTAAATCTCCAATTGAAATAAAACGTGTATCTTGTATTAAAGTTGTATATAAAACACCTAATTGTGAATTAACTTCTACTAAATTTACATTACTATTCTTGACAATTTCATTAATAATATCATCAAAAGTAAATGGTTTTTTGTTATAAATTTTATTATTTTTTATTGCATTATAAGCAATATCAACTAATTGACGGCTCATATTAAACTCCTTATATTTTAGTTTTTTTGTATTTAATATATTAGTATTTATTTTAAAGGTTTATAGTAAAAAATTCATTTTTTTATTCGTGGTTGTTTAATTGATTTTAAAGCAGCAATTATTAAACTCTTATCTTCAAGTTTTAATAATTTAATATCATTATTTTTGTTTTCTGTATATAAAAAAACCGGTTCATTAAAATCATAAATTTGTTTATTTGAAGTAATAGTTTCATAAAAATATTTTTTATGAATAATCTTTTGATCTTTTGATTTATCTTTACCATATTCATATTCAAAAGTTACAAAATCTTTATTTTGTAACCAATTTGTTGCTAAAGTTTTTAAAATAAAATCATGTTCATTAGCAAACGATCGCATTAAAGCTGTAAATGAATAATCATCTAAATTTTGAACAGTAGTAATATCTCAAGATTCATTATCTAATCATGGTTTTAAAATTGTTAATAATTGTGAATTTTTGAATATATATTTTTTTTGTTTTTGGTATAAAAAATGCACTCTTGCTAAAGTCTTTTTCATTAAAATATCATAGGTTGTTGGTGTTTTATTTAAATAAACATTTTCAAACATACTCCAACGAGAAATTAAAATGTTTTCTAAAGCGTTTCAAGAGTGTTTTGAAAAACATAATTGATCGTTAAAAACTATTGCCTTTTTAAAGATATTATCATAGTCTATATTTCCATACTTGGTTCCTGTAAAATGAGAATCACGTGGCAAATAATCTAAACGATCTGCATCAATTTGAGATGAAATAACCTGTTGCATTCACATTTTTTTGGATTTATGATCAATTATATTAGCAACATCAACTGGATTGATATTATGTTTAATTAAAATTTTATTAATTTCACTTTTAGGATTAGTAATAATCATTTGACCAATTTTTTCATGATTATAATTTGTTGCATATTCAAAAGTATGGGAAAAAGGACCATGACCAATATCATGTAATAAGGCTGCAGCACAAACAATCTTTTTATTATTTATTAAATCGTGTGTATCAGATTTAATGAATTTTAATGAATCTAAAAGTTTTCTTGTAACTTGGAAAACACCAATACAATGAGTAAAACGTGTATGAGTAGCACTTGGGAAAATTGATCAACTTGATCCTAATTGCTTTATATTATTTAAACGCCAGAACTCTTTTGTTTTAATTAATTCATAAGCTCATTCATATTGTTCATCAAACGTAATTAAACCATGAATAGGATCTTTTATAAAAAAATTTTTTACCATAATAATTATTAATCCAAAATTTTTAAAATATTTATTAAATTTTTTAATACTTTTTCGCGTCCTAAATAACAAATTGTTTTAGCTAATTCTGGACCATGCGAACTAAATGTAGTTGCAATACGAATTGGCATGTATAAATTAGCACCTTTGTTATTAGTTATTATTTGAACTTTTTTAATTATTTCTTTTATAAATTCTTCATTAAATTCATCATTAATTATTAATTGTTCATAAAAAACACGAACAACAGTTATTAATTGGTTTTTTTTAATATAATCTACATCTGATGCTAATACTTTTTTATCACAATTAAATTGTTCAATTACTAAATCAATTAGTTGTTTTAAATTAATAATATGAGATTTAAATAATAGACATTTATTAATAAAAGTATAATCATTCAAAACTAATTCTTTAGTTAATGAATGTTTCTTTATAAAATTGATAAATTCTTCTTGGGTAATATTATTAAAATATTGTGTTGAAAACCAATTCATTTTATTGATATCAAAAAAGGCGGGGGATTTTGATAAATTATTGATATCAAAATTTTTAATCATCGTTTCTAAACTCATTATTTCATCGTTATTTTTTGGGCTTCAACCTAATAATGCAACAAAGTTTGTAATAGCATGTGGCCAATAACCATCTTTTTCATAATCAGACACAAACTGTTTTAAAGATAAATTTCGCTTTGATAATTTTTTTCCTGTCTCATCAACAATAATTGACAAATGACCATATTTAATTTTTGTTATATCATAATTTAAGGCCTGAGCAATCGCTAATTGATAAGGTGTATTAGAAATATGCTCTTCTCCACGAATGACATGTGAAATTTGCATTTCATAATCGTCAATTACAACTGCAAAATTATACATTGCAATCTTATTTGATTTTAAAATGACAGGATCAGTTAAAGCACTACCTGGAATACTAATTTTACCCCGAATTAAATCATCCCAGCTATATTCCATATTTTCATTAATTTTTAAACGAATTGTGTATTCTTTATTTTGTAATAAGTTACTTTCAATTGTTTTTTTATCTAAATTTAAACAGTGCCGTTTGTATTTAGGTGTTTGATGTGATTTTTCAGCTAATTCGCGATCTGCATCTAATTGTTCTTTACTACAAAAACAAAAATAAGCTTTTTTTTGATCAACTAGATCTAATGCTAATTTTTCATAATGTTTTAATTTTTCAGATTGGATATATGGGCCAAAAGCTTTAGGATTACGAATTGATTCGTCTGGAATAATACCCATTCATGCTAAAAAATCTAGTTGGGAATTAATTCCCCCTTCCACATTTCTTTCAATATCAGTATCTTCAATACGAATAATAAAATCCCCACCATAAGCTTTTGCTAGTAAATAATTAAATAAAGCTGTTCGCGCTCCTCCAATATGTAAATAACCGGTTGGTGATGGAGCATAACGTGTTCTAATTTTCATTAATAATTAAATCTTCCTTATTTTTTAATTTTATGCGAATAAATGAACTACCTGCACCACTTAAAATTGTATAAAAACCATCGGATAATAATTCATTATATTTGTATTTAATATTAGGGTATAGCTCAAAACAGTATTCTTGTAGATCATTATGTATGTTAACTACAATATTTTCTTTTAAATTTTTAATAATTGTTTTAAAATTATTTTTAATAACATGTCATGAATTATCATCAAATTTTTCAAAAACAATTTTTGTATTTACATTAACATTCATTAAATAAACTTCATAATTTAATTTAAATTGACCAGTCAAATCCTCTAAAACACTTCCGTAATCACTTATATAAGCTGTTTTATAGCCTGATAAAAAAAAGGGAATATCAGCACCTAATTTATTAACAACATCTTTATAATTAATTTCTTTAATACCCTCAAATTCTAGAATATATTTCATAATGGCTGCAGCGTTTGATGAACCACCACCTAAGCCTGCACCAATTGGAATTCTTTTTTTAATATTAATTCGATAATGATTTTTAATATGATAAGTATGACGAATCCATTCTAATGTCTTATGAACTAAACGGCTATAAACATAAATTTCATTGGTTTCATTGTAGTAATGAACATCATCAATATTTTTTTCTATTTTAGTAATTTCAATATCGTCATAAATATTTTCAACAAGTATAAAAATTGATTCAAAATCGTGTTTTGTAAAATTCTTTTGTTTTTTATAAACACTATATCCTAAATCAATTTTTGCGAATGACTTTACTTTCATAATTTGACCTACAACTTAATTTTATTAATTATCTTATCTATTCAAATAATTAAAGAGTTTTAGAAACATTTTTGGTTCAATGTTTTCAGCTCGTAAATTCATATCTAAATTATAATCAATAAACATTTGATTAATTATTTTAATATCATAAATATTAGATAAGTTATTTTTTAACTTTTTTCGTTTATTTAAAAAACAAATCCGTAAAAATTTACCTAATTCTTCAATATTAAAATTCACACTATTATGAAGATTTTCAAGATGAATGACAGCACTTTGAACTTTAGGTTGGGGATGAAATTCTTTAGCATTAACTTCGAATAGAATTTTTGTTTTACAGAATAATTGTACTAAAACAGTAAAAGCATTATAACCACGTGTATTTACTTTAGCACCAATTCGTTCAGCCATTTCTTTTTGAACCATAATATAAGCATCATTAATTAATTTTGATTGAATAATTTTTAAAACTATCTTTGAAGATATTGCATATGGAAGATTTGCAACAACTTTAATTTTTTGAATTTTTTGAGTATTATTGTAATCTAAAATCAAATTATCTAAATCTACACATAATACATCATTATTTATTATATGAAAATTACTTGTTTTTATGTATGTTTTTAAGTGTGCATATAGTCTTTTATCTAATTCAATAGCAATTAAAATATTTGTTTTTTGTACAAGAATTTCAGTAATTGCTCCTCACCCTGGACCAATTTCTAATATAAGATCATCTTTATTAATATTCGCCACATCTACAATTTTATTTTTTATGTTATTAGACAATAAGAAGTTTTGCCCCATTTTTTTTGATGGAACAAAACTTTCTTGCTTGAGTTTATTTTTAATGAATGATTTATTCAAGTTAGCTAATTCCTAATTTAGCAAGTTTTGATTCAATTCTTGTGGCACTGTTTGAACGGCGTTTCATAATAATAACATGAATGATATACGATTGCAGAATAGTAAAGATCGCATTGAAGAATCAGTATAAACCAATCCCGGAAGCAGAAATTGCTACTACAACAGCTAAAACAATTGCAATAATGTTTTGTGTCATTCGTACACGTTTTAACTGTTGTTTATTTTTAGCACCAACAGTTGTGGCATTACGATTACGTTTTCTAGCTAATAGTTGTGGTATTTTTTGGGATAAGATTTGTACTGGAATAATAATTAATAAGAAGAAAATATAAGGTCATCCTGAAGTTGTGAAATTTGAAAAAATTTCAGAAATAGGTGTTGCTGATAAGTCTCAAATATAAAAAATACTAATAAACTTAAGTGGTCTTAAAATTGTAACAACACGATAAATAATTAAAAAGATCGGCAATGTAATAATCATACTTTCAAAAGGAGCTAAAGGTTTAACGTTATGTTTTTGATATAACTCTTTTGTTTCCATTTGTTTTTTTTGACGAGACTGCATATCTTTTGCGTCTTTATATTTTGCATTAATTTCTGCAATTTTTCCTTGAATTTCAGAAATTCTTTCTGTTTGGATAGTTGCACGTGCTGAGATCAACATTGTAATCACACGAATAATTAATAAAATGATAATTAATCCTAAAATAGCATTTAAACCTGCTGGTCAATCTCTCGTTGCATACATAAAATGTAATAAAATTTGTGCAATTGGCCAAACAAATAAAGCATAGAAAGGACCATAATCAAATGAAAAATCAGACATTGGATATCAAGGACCTGTTCCAGAATAAATTAAATCAAAACGAATGTCATTAGCACCAAGAATAGGATCAACATGAAATCCTAATTCAAAACCATTACCAACAATAGTAGAATTAATTGTTCAGTGGTTTGCCATATTTTGGAAACAACCATATAAGCCAATACCTAAGAAAAATGCATAAACGATGATTTTAAAAACTTTTAATAAAACATTAAAAATTTTTTTCTTACGTTCTTTTTTTATCGAATTTGCATTCGATGCTCCAGCAAAATGTGAAACAGAAATCCGCATTCTATTTGTTAAATTTTGTTTATCAACAGATGACATTTATACCTCCTTTTCAATTCAAAAATTACTTGCTAATTTTATCTTTTTTCTTTGTTAATAATTCGTTGAAGAATTATTTTAAGATTATTACAATTTAAAACAAAAGAACCATCAATAAACGATGGTTTCACTAAGACTACAATATCATAACTTTTAATGGGAATATCAGCAGCAATAAACCATGCTTTAATCAGGCGTCGAATTCGATTGCGTTGTGTTGCTAATTT is drawn from Ureaplasma parvum serovar 3 str. ATCC 27815 and contains these coding sequences:
- a CDS encoding thymidine kinase produces the protein MAKVNAFSKKIGWIELITGPMFAGKTAELIRRLHRLEYADVKYLVFKPKIDTRSIRNIQSRTGTSLPSVEVESAPEILNYIMSNSFNDETKVIGIDEVQFFDDRICEVANILAENGFVVIISGLDKNFKGEPFGPIAKLFTYADKITKLTAICNECGAEATHSLRKIDGKHADYNDDIVKIGCQEFYSAVCRHHHKVPNRPYLNSNSEEFIKFFKNKKRNKNI
- the fba gene encoding class II fructose-1,6-bisphosphate aldolase, translated to MSPLVNAKKMIQNAYENHYAVAAININNLEWIKAALLAAQETNSPLLLATSEGAVKYMGGYDNCYAMVVNLIKQMNIKTPVCLHLDHGTYEGCIKAINAGYSSIMYDGSKLSIEENIKNTKELLTITKLKGVSVEVEVGSIGGTEDGITSEGELANIDDCYQMCLLDIDMLACGIGNIHGIYPKNWKGLNFNLLKEINNKVNKPIVLHGGSGISDEQILKAINLGVAKININTECQIAFSNALQDHLTKAGDLILSKQYDPRKILAYGVDAIKNTIIDKFTKFNSLNKIK
- the gltX gene encoding glutamate--tRNA ligase translates to MKIRTRYAPSPTGYLHIGGARTALFNYLLAKAYGGDFIIRIEDTDIERNVEGGINSQLDFLAWMGIIPDESIRNPKAFGPYIQSEKLKHYEKLALDLVDQKKAYFCFCSKEQLDADRELAEKSHQTPKYKRHCLNLDKKTIESNLLQNKEYTIRLKINENMEYSWDDLIRGKISIPGSALTDPVILKSNKIAMYNFAVVIDDYEMQISHVIRGEEHISNTPYQLAIAQALNYDITKIKYGHLSIIVDETGKKLSKRNLSLKQFVSDYEKDGYWPHAITNFVALLGWSPKNNDEIMSLETMIKNFDINNLSKSPAFFDINKMNWFSTQYFNNITQEEFINFIKKHSLTKELVLNDYTFINKCLLFKSHIINLKQLIDLVIEQFNCDKKVLASDVDYIKKNQLITVVRVFYEQLIINDEFNEEFIKEIIKKVQIITNNKGANLYMPIRIATTFSSHGPELAKTICYLGREKVLKNLINILKILD
- the ychF gene encoding redox-regulated ATPase YchF, which produces MSLSAGLVGLPNVGKSTLFNTITNSRVEAANYPFATIEPNIGIVNINDPRLKRLASLVVPDKIVPTTFKFVDIAGLVKGASQGEGLGNQFLNNIRDVDAICHVVRCFDDKSITHVHNKIDALSDIHVINYELILSDLDIIEKRISRIKKKADSGDKDARREYLILFNIEEALKKGQLASSVKLTKEELKIINSFNLITLKPILYIANISENEISNPDLNKEYLKVKKYAQDNDARCVALSAKIEYEISILDEESKSIFIQDLGIKTTGLDEIVKQTYDLLNLKTYFTYGKQEVRAWTFINGMSAPECAGIIHSDFEKGFIKAEIMHYDDLISLGSEQAVKEAGKIRMEGKSYLMKDGDICNFRFNVTK
- the yidC gene encoding membrane protein insertase YidC, with amino-acid sequence MSSVDKQNLTNRMRISVSHFAGASNANSIKKERKKKIFNVLLKVFKIIVYAFFLGIGLYGCFQNMANHWTINSTIVGNGFELGFHVDPILGANDIRFDLIYSGTGPWYPMSDFSFDYGPFYALFVWPIAQILLHFMYATRDWPAGLNAILGLIIILLIIRVITMLISARATIQTERISEIQGKIAEINAKYKDAKDMQSRQKKQMETKELYQKHNVKPLAPFESMIITLPIFLIIYRVVTILRPLKFISIFYIWDLSATPISEIFSNFTTSGWPYIFFLLIIIPVQILSQKIPQLLARKRNRNATTVGAKNKQQLKRVRMTQNIIAIVLAVVVAISASGIGLYWFFNAIFTILQSYIIHVIIMKRRSNSATRIESKLAKLGIS
- a CDS encoding HD domain-containing protein, translated to MVKNFFIKDPIHGLITFDEQYEWAYELIKTKEFWRLNNIKQLGSSWSIFPSATHTRFTHCIGVFQVTRKLLDSLKFIKSDTHDLINNKKIVCAAALLHDIGHGPFSHTFEYATNYNHEKIGQMIITNPKSEINKILIKHNINPVDVANIIDHKSKKMWMQQVISSQIDADRLDYLPRDSHFTGTKYGNIDYDNIFKKAIVFNDQLCFSKHSWNALENILISRWSMFENVYLNKTPTTYDILMKKTLARVHFLYQKQKKYIFKNSQLLTILKPWLDNESWDITTVQNLDDYSFTALMRSFANEHDFILKTLATNWLQNKDFVTFEYEYGKDKSKDQKIIHKKYFYETITSNKQIYDFNEPVFLYTENKNNDIKLLKLEDKSLIIAALKSIKQPRIKKWIFYYKPLK
- the rsmA gene encoding 16S rRNA (adenine(1518)-N(6)/adenine(1519)-N(6))-dimethyltransferase RsmA → MNKSFIKNKLKQESFVPSKKMGQNFLLSNNIKNKIVDVANINKDDLILEIGPGWGAITEILVQKTNILIAIELDKRLYAHLKTYIKTSNFHIINNDVLCVDLDNLILDYNNTQKIQKIKVVANLPYAISSKIVLKIIQSKLINDAYIMVQKEMAERIGAKVNTRGYNAFTVLVQLFCKTKILFEVNAKEFHPQPKVQSAVIHLENLHNSVNFNIEELGKFLRICFLNKRKKLKNNLSNIYDIKIINQMFIDYNLDMNLRAENIEPKMFLKLFNYLNR
- the rnpA gene encoding ribonuclease P protein component, which translates into the protein MANFISLKKNEDILDTIKKQQKIHSNQIVVYFRKTNLKNVRLAISISKKKFKLATQRNRIRRLIKAWFIAADIPIKSYDIVVLVKPSFIDGSFVLNCNNLKIILQRIINKEKR
- the rpoE gene encoding DNA-directed RNA polymerase subunit delta → MSRQLVDIAYNAIKNNKIYNKKPFTFDDIINEIVKNSNVNLVEVNSQLGVLYTTLIQDTRFISIGDLEWNLRERLSLDEITKINNAMYEVGLYKDSDREEDEHEIVKNDKLTQSKEQEESDEVSSLSDFVGYEDEDEEFKNNNTSNKDEIEDEEELEEEE
- a CDS encoding 4-(cytidine 5'-diphospho)-2-C-methyl-D-erythritol kinase, with amino-acid sequence MKVKSFAKIDLGYSVYKKQKNFTKHDFESIFILVENIYDDIEITKIEKNIDDVHYYNETNEIYVYSRLVHKTLEWIRHTYHIKNHYRINIKKRIPIGAGLGGGSSNAAAIMKYILEFEGIKEINYKDVVNKLGADIPFFLSGYKTAYISDYGSVLEDLTGQFKLNYEVYLMNVNVNTKIVFEKFDDNSWHVIKNNFKTIIKNLKENIVVNIHNDLQEYCFELYPNIKYKYNELLSDGFYTILSGAGSSFIRIKLKNKEDLIINEN